One stretch of Pseudomonas sp. NC02 DNA includes these proteins:
- a CDS encoding DNA-3-methyladenine glycosylase, producing MQLAYQAPYDWAAMLGFLSARAISGMETVDAGVYSRSISVDGQQGWLSVSPGAGDWLEVTVDFPDPAALPEIERRLRDMFDLSADPKRINRQLANDPLMASLVAARPGLRVPGTWDGLELAIRAVLGQQITVVAAIKLAGKLVAQYGTPLVTPHAGVTHVFPSAEVLAAADLATLGMPKSRGRTLSGVAQALLDDPQIFQAKANLKEGVARLVALPGIGDWTAQYIAMRQMREQDAFASGDIGLINALVALEGGPVSPRQLLARAEAWRPLRAYAAQHLWTSLSRAD from the coding sequence ATGCAGCTGGCGTATCAGGCGCCGTATGACTGGGCGGCGATGTTGGGCTTTTTGTCGGCGCGGGCGATCAGCGGGATGGAGACGGTGGACGCAGGCGTTTACTCGCGCAGTATCAGTGTCGACGGTCAGCAGGGTTGGCTCAGTGTGTCGCCCGGGGCCGGTGATTGGCTTGAGGTAACGGTGGACTTCCCCGACCCGGCAGCGTTGCCGGAAATTGAGCGGCGGTTACGGGACATGTTTGACCTGTCGGCTGACCCGAAGCGGATCAACCGGCAATTGGCGAATGATCCCTTGATGGCGAGCTTGGTGGCGGCGCGTCCTGGCTTGCGGGTGCCGGGAACCTGGGATGGGCTGGAGTTGGCGATCCGCGCGGTGTTGGGCCAGCAGATTACCGTGGTGGCGGCGATCAAGCTGGCGGGCAAGCTGGTGGCGCAGTACGGCACGCCGCTGGTGACGCCCCATGCCGGTGTGACCCATGTGTTTCCTTCGGCCGAGGTGCTGGCAGCCGCAGATTTGGCAACCCTCGGCATGCCGAAAAGTCGCGGGCGTACCTTGTCGGGCGTGGCCCAGGCGTTGCTGGATGACCCGCAGATTTTCCAGGCGAAGGCGAACCTGAAGGAAGGCGTGGCGCGGTTGGTCGCATTACCCGGGATTGGTGACTGGACGGCGCAGTACATCGCCATGCGCCAGATGCGCGAGCAGGATGCGTTTGCCTCGGGGGATATCGGTTTGATCAATGCGCTGGTGGCGCTGGAAGGCGGGCCGGTGAGCCCGCGCCAGTTGCTGGCGCGGGCTGAGGCCTGGCGACCGCTTAGAGCCTATGCGGCGCAGCATTTGTGGACATCACTGAGCCGCGCGGATTGA
- the arcD gene encoding arginine-ornithine antiporter yields the protein MSQSSEKLRLNALIALVVGSMIGGGIFSLPQNMAARAEVGAVLIGWGITAVGMLTLAFVFQTLANRKPELDSGVYAYAKAGFGDYMGFSSAWGYWISAWMGNVGYFVLLFSTLGYFFPVFGQGNTPVAIGCASVLLWAVHFLVMRGIKEAAFINQITTVAKIVPLVMFIVIAAVAFKGDIFTRDIWGLSNPNFGGVVDQVRNMMLVTVFVFIGIEGASVYSARAEKRSDVGRATVIGFLGVLALLVLVNLLSLGIMSQPELANLQNPSLAGVLEHIVGPWGALLISIGLAVSLLGALLSWALLCAEILYATAHDKTMPAFLKKENVNQVPVNALWLTNVMIQLFLVITLFSESTYTTLIYLASSMILVPYLWSAAYAVLLSGRGETYEGAHGERTKDLLVSLIALAYAVWLLYAGGLKYLLLSALLYAPGVILFALAKREQGQPLFTHLEKGIFACVIAGASLAAYGLYSGVLSL from the coding sequence ATGTCCCAATCCTCGGAAAAGCTGCGCCTCAATGCCTTGATCGCCCTGGTGGTGGGCTCGATGATCGGCGGCGGGATTTTCTCGTTGCCGCAGAACATGGCGGCGCGGGCCGAGGTAGGCGCGGTGTTGATTGGCTGGGGCATTACCGCCGTGGGCATGCTGACCCTGGCCTTTGTGTTCCAGACCCTGGCCAACCGCAAGCCGGAACTGGATTCCGGCGTATACGCGTACGCCAAGGCCGGGTTCGGCGACTACATGGGTTTCTCGTCGGCCTGGGGCTACTGGATCAGTGCCTGGATGGGCAACGTCGGTTACTTCGTGTTGCTATTCAGTACCCTCGGCTACTTTTTTCCGGTGTTCGGCCAGGGCAATACCCCGGTGGCGATTGGCTGCGCATCGGTGTTGTTGTGGGCGGTGCATTTCCTGGTGATGCGCGGGATCAAGGAGGCGGCGTTCATCAACCAGATCACCACCGTGGCCAAGATCGTACCGCTGGTGATGTTTATCGTGATCGCCGCCGTGGCATTCAAGGGCGATATCTTTACCCGGGATATCTGGGGCCTGAGTAATCCGAATTTCGGCGGCGTGGTGGATCAGGTGCGCAACATGATGCTGGTCACGGTGTTTGTGTTTATCGGCATCGAGGGCGCCAGTGTCTACTCGGCGCGGGCCGAGAAACGCTCGGACGTGGGCCGGGCCACGGTCATCGGTTTCCTGGGGGTGTTGGCGCTGCTGGTATTGGTCAACCTGCTGTCGCTCGGGATCATGAGCCAGCCGGAACTGGCCAACCTGCAAAACCCGTCCCTGGCCGGGGTGCTGGAACATATCGTCGGCCCGTGGGGCGCGCTGTTGATCAGCATCGGCCTGGCGGTTTCGCTGTTGGGCGCGCTGCTGTCGTGGGCCTTGCTCTGCGCCGAAATCCTCTATGCCACCGCCCATGACAAGACCATGCCGGCGTTCCTGAAAAAGGAAAACGTCAATCAGGTGCCGGTCAATGCGTTGTGGCTGACCAATGTAATGATCCAGCTGTTCCTGGTGATCACGCTGTTTTCGGAAAGCACCTACACCACCCTGATCTACCTGGCGTCGTCGATGATCCTGGTGCCCTATCTGTGGTCGGCGGCGTATGCGGTGCTGTTGAGCGGCCGCGGTGAAACCTACGAAGGCGCCCATGGCGAACGCACCAAGGACCTGCTGGTGAGCCTGATCGCCCTGGCCTATGCGGTGTGGCTGCTCTACGCCGGTGGCCTGAAGTACTTGCTGCTGTCGGCGCTGCTGTATGCACCGGGGGTGATCCTGTTTGCCCTGGCCAAGCGCGAGCAGGGCCAGCCCTTGTTTACCCATCTGGAAAAAGGCATTTTCGCCTGCGTGATCGCCGGGGCGAGCCTGGCGGCGTATGGGTTGTACAGCGGGGTATTGTCGTTGTGA